The genomic DNA CTCTGTCTCAAGTACGCCGCAGAACACCCCTCTTCAGAATGCGCCCATCTCGTCGCATGCCCAGCAGCCTGGCGTTGCCAGCATTAAGGAGGGTACGTGAACCGACCTCTTTCAAACCCCTTCCCAATTTGCCATATCTCTATGCCGATCCGTTGTTGACACATACCCCGATTGCAGAGGACTTCGatcgcgccgccgccgcttccaTTTTCGCCCAGAACCCTAAACTCGTTCAGATGATTCAGGGAAGACTCGGTTCTCTCGTCGGCCGATCCTCCGGTTACGTCGAATCGTTGCCCCCTCAGGTGCGCCGTCGTGTTGCCGGCCTGAAGGGTATCCAGAAGGAGCACtccaagctcgaggccgagttTCAGGAGGAGGTTCTCCAGCTTGAGAAGAAGTACTTCGCCAAATTCACCCCTCTCTACGAGAAGCGTGCCAAGATTGTTAATGGAGGCTCTGAGCCttccgaggaggagatcaaggccggcgaggaggaagatgaagaggaagacgagattgaggaggctgagaaggacgagaaggccgatAAGCCCGCCGAGTCGTCTGAGCCTGTCTCTGGTATCCCTGAGTTCTGGCTGTCCGCCATGAAGAACCAGATCTCCCTTGCCGAGATGATTACCGaccgcgacgaggccgcACTCAAGCACCTTGTCGATATTCGCATGGAATATCTCGATAAGCCTGGTTTCCGCCTCATCTTTGAGTTCGCCGAGAACGAGTTCTTCACCAACAAGACCATCACCAAGACCTACTTCTACCAGAACGAGAGCGGTTATGGCGGCGACTTCATCTACGACCACGCCGAGGGTGACAAGATTGAGTggaaggagggcaaggatctCACGGTCAGAGTTGAGAGCAAGAAGCAGAGAAACAAGAGTAAGTTTTGCGGGAATCGTAGCTCGTCATTATGTGGCCGCTAATCTCGGAAGCAGACACCAAGCAGACCCGTATCGTCAAAAAGACGGTACCCACTGAGTCTTTCTTCAACTTCTTTTCCCCGCCTCAAGCCCCTAccgatgaggacgatgacgctGCCTCCGACATTGAGGAGCGTCTCGAGCTCGACTACCAGCTTGGCGAGGACATCAAAGAAAAGCTTATTCCGCGTGCGATCGACTGGTTCACTGGCGAGGCATTGGCCTTTGAGGAgctggatgacgacgacctggagggtgactacgacgacgaggacgacgaggacgaggatgatcTCAGCGagggcggtgatgatgacgaggaaTCTGAGGACGATGTAAGTGgcccttttcttcccctGTATCACCAAGCCGTACGTGGGAAAGATCGCAGGATACCTGTTAACGGCTGGCGCAGGATGACACCGGCAAACCCAAgcaggaggcggccgagtgCAAGCAGAGTTGAGCGACGCAAGCACAGTTCGGTTTATTGCTAGGTCTTCATGGTCATGACAATCTGGGTCGGGAAAAATGTGATGGTCCGGCAATGGCTCTCTCGCGCCGACAGGGGCGCGGTGGTGGCTACGTTACACTTTGCACAAGGCCCAGCATCCCGCGTTGAGGAACGGGCCAAGCAGAGCAGCCCCCGACGGATGGGGCTCCTGCTTGATAGATGGTAATTGATATTTCGGTCCCAGacccttttttcttttctttttttgttggACGAAACGACTGCTTACGTCCTGGCCATGAATGATGCTGTACGTTGCTGCTAAAACGGGGATCCGTAGACTGGATGTTTTGAGTTCCTTTCCATGTAAGGCACCTGGGGATATCCGGGACCAGCCACGCAATTAGTAGACAGGAAACGAGTCAATCCAGTATTCGTTCCCTCTT from Colletotrichum higginsianum IMI 349063 chromosome 3, whole genome shotgun sequence includes the following:
- a CDS encoding Nucleosome assembly protein, with amino-acid sequence MAEPIRNKRLDPATAPTPQNTPLQNAPISSHAQQPGVASIKEEDFDRAAAASIFAQNPKLVQMIQGRLGSLVGRSSGYVESLPPQVRRRVAGLKGIQKEHSKLEAEFQEEVLQLEKKYFAKFTPLYEKRAKIVNGGSEPSEEEIKAGEEEDEEEDEIEEAEKDEKADKPAESSEPVSGIPEFWLSAMKNQISLAEMITDRDEAALKHLVDIRMEYLDKPGFRLIFEFAENEFFTNKTITKTYFYQNESGYGGDFIYDHAEGDKIEWKEGKDLTVRVESKKQRNKNTKQTRIVKKTVPTESFFNFFSPPQAPTDEDDDAASDIEERLELDYQLGEDIKEKLIPRAIDWFTGEALAFEELDDDDLEGDYDDEDDEDEDDLSEGGDDDEESEDDDDTGKPKQEAAECKQS